The stretch of DNA CGGCATGAATCAATTCAGCATAAATGTCCACGTGATCGTCGAACGGTGACGTCCAGCGACGGATCGTGGCTTTGCCCCGGGCCGTCGTTCCTCCCTGGGCCGTCATTTCCAGTCCGGTCAGATCAAGCCCGTCAGTCTGTGTCCCCCGCACCGTGGAATCGGAAAACTCCAGGGGTCGGAAATTCACAACAGACTGGGTGTCTTCCTGGTAATCACCCGCACCGTAACTCCAGGAAGTGACTTCCGGCATAATACTTTCCTCAGCCGCATAGCCGTCAACAAAGCTCAACGCCCCGGCAACTTCCTGGTCGGTGGGATCCCGCTGCAGCGCCAGTTGAAACAGGCGGTTCACTCGAGATGCATTCAGCCGATCCTGTTCGCCACTGTCTGTCACGTTTGCCGGTTCTGCTGAGCTGAATTCTGCCGGGTCGGCCTCCGACCCGGATTGGGTGCATTCGATTCCGGACCGTTCCGCAAGCAGTCGGGCACAATCTATCGCCCAGGGGCTGTTCAGCAGAAATAACGACTGAGGTGTGAGTGCGGTCTGATTTCGAGTCGCTGCACTGAAGTTCGGATCGGGGAAGTCAAAACTGCGGAACAAACCTGGCAGGGTTTTGCGATCCACAGTGCCGTAGATTGTCCGCCGAACGGCCGTTTGTTCCGACAGGTCAAGCGACCTGCCGCCGAGTGTCGAGTCCAGACGACCGGATACCGCCAGCAGGCTGTCTCGAAACGGTTCGAATTCCAGTGGTCCGGGATTCATCCACCCCAGTAACCGATTCACCGGATCGGTTGCCTGCAATTCGTCCGACACATCGCTGCGCTGCTGCCATGCGTCAGTCCGCAGCAGCGTTCGATGCAGCTGTTTGAGGCTCCAGCCCTGGTCGATGAACTCTGTCACCAGCCAGTCGAGCAGTTCGGGGTGCGTTGGAGCTTCACCCCGCAGACCAAAGTCGCTGGTCGTTGCCACCAGTGCGCGACCGAAATGCCATTTCCAGACGCGGTTGATGATCACACGTGCTGTCAGAGGATTCTCGGGACTGACGATAGCCCGGGCCAGTTCCAGCCGACCACTTGTTGTTTCAGACAACACGGGTCGGTCGGGGCCCGCCAGGACTTCGAAGAACCGTCGGGGAGCCGGGTCACCCTGAGAACCAGGATCACCACGAATAAAGATGTTTCCGTTGTGGGGCCCATCGTCCCTCATGGCCATCAGACGCACGGGCGACCCCGGATGTTTGCTCAGCGCATTAATCTCCGCCGACAGTTCATCAAGTTTCTTCCGGTGTTCTTCAGTAAATAACTGACCGGCCTGCAGCCGGTCCGGAGTGATCTTCACAGGAGAAGCGGCGACAGTCAGTATCTGTCGCAGGGCTTCCACACCGGCATCTGATACCGCCAGTCCGCTGTGCACTTCGTTCAGTCGGGACAGTACGCCTGAGCGAAACTGGTTGAACGGAGGATTAAGATCGTCTTCACGAAGAGCGGCGGCTTCTTTCAGCGGCATTGCGGCAAGCGGACGCCACCGGGTGTCCACATCGGCGAACAGCCGGTTGTAACGTTCGGCCACATCTTCAAGAGCTGCAGACAGGTCCTCCTGAAACATGTTTGCCACAGCCGGGTGCAGTTTTTGATCTGCATTGGAACGGAACTGTGCAAACAACTCCGGCGCCATCGTCGGGAAGTCATCATCGGGCAGCGCGATCAGCATTAACCACGGTGAAAACACTTCGGGATGCGCTTCCAGCCAGCTTTCGCGTGCGCCAACCAGGGCATTGTGCAGTTCTTTGTGCAGATCACGTTCCTGCAGCACTTCTGCAAAGGATTTGTGATCGTCTGTGGTTTTCCAGTCAGATTCGTGAGCGGCCAGCAGATAGTCACCCACCCGTGACCAGGCGGCCACGGTTACATTTTCTGAAGCAGTCAGCAGAGTCGCCACGTACCGGCTGCGCACGTCACGGTTTTGTTTTCCGTAATCATCTGTGGCGGCATTCACAGGCTGGGGTGTCATCAGCGGATACACTTGCGATTCCCGGCCGCCGCGCAGAACGCCGAATAACGCGTAGTAATCGAACTGAGTGACGGGTTCCAGCTTGTGATGATGACAGCGTGCACACGCCGCCGTGAGTCCCATCAGACCGCGGGTGATCAGATCGATCCGGTCGTCGTAAACATCATTGTCCACACGACGATCGGTTCGGCGACCGACTGTCAAAAAACCGAGTGCGGCGTGCGCACGATTGTCTTCCGGTGGCTGCGGCAGCAGGTCGGCAGCCAGCTGTTCGGTGACGAACTGATCGTAAGGCTTGTCTTCATTGAACGCCTGAACAACATAGTCGCGATAGGTGTAGGCAAACGGATAACTGTCGTCTCCGTTGAAGATCGCTCCCATGGTGTCAGCGTAGCGGGCAACATCCAGCCAGTGCCGACCCCAGCGTTCACCGTAGTGTGGTGATTCCAGCAGGCGATCGATGAGCCGTTCAAAGGAATCCGGATGGTCATCCGTGATGAATGCCTGCACGGTTTCCGGAGACGGCGGCAGACCGATCAGATCAGCATAGGCCCGACGAATCAAAGTCCGCCGATCGGCTTTGGCTGAAAAGCCTCGACCGTGCTTCCCGAGTTCTGCCAGCAGAAAGGCATCAATCGGTGTGCGAGCGGCTGTGTCTTCAGTCGGCGGTCGTGTTTCTTTGACCGGCTGAAACGCCCAGTGCCGGGTGGCTTCGTCGAACAGCTTTGCCGTGCCGACCAGCATCCGCGGGCCGTCCCGTGGATCCGGGGCTCCCATTCGTACCCAGGCTTCCAGATCGGCAATTTGAGCATCGCTGAGTTTTCCGTCGGGCGGCATCTGTCGGTCACCGTGATAACGAACGGCGCTGATCAGCAGGCTGTTGTCCGGGTCACCCGGTACAACGGCCGCACCGCTGGCCCCGCCACCCAGAACACCGGCCCGGGAATCCAGCAACAGGTCGCCTTCCTGTTCGTGTTCAGCGCTGTGACATCCGTAACAATGTTCCACCAGCAGTGGACGGACCTTGCGCTCAAAGAATTCTGTCTGCTCAGGAGGAAGTTCGTCACCGGCAACGGCAACAGCCGCGTGCCCCGCAACCAGCAACACTGTTAGGATCAGGCAATCTTTCATGATGACTGTGCTGCTGCGGTTGATGTGTTACGTAACAGACGAAGACACCGGTTTCAGGCAAGGATTTCCCTGACAACTCTGCCGTGCACGTCTGTAAGTCGGAAGTCACGTCCGGCGTGACGGTGTGTGAGCTGTTCATGGTCGAAACCAAGCAGATGCAGAATCGTGGCGTGCAGATCATGAACATCCACCGGGTTCTCAACGGCAACAGCTCCCAGTTCATCTGTTGCCCCGTAGATGAAACCGCGTTTGACTCCACCACCGGCCATCCAGATAGTAAAGCCGGCGGCATTGTGGTCGCGTCCGATCGATTTTTTGCTGGCAACGTCATTGTTGTCGGCGGTCGGCGTACGTCCGAACTCGCCTGCCCAGATCACCAGTGTATCCCGCAACAGGTCACGTTGTCTGAGGTCTTCCAGCAGGGCGGCCAGCGGCTGATCGGCCGCCCCGCACAGATCGCGGTGTCGTTCGTCGTTTTCGTCGTGTGTGTCCCAGCCCTTGTGCCATACCTGGACAAATCGCACGCCGCGTTCCACCAGTCGGCGAGCCAGCAGTAACTGTCGTCCCTGCTGCGTGTCTCCGTACATTTCCCGAACCGGCAGTGGTTCCCGGGCGATGTCGAAGGCATCGGTGGCTTCGACCTGCATGCGAAACGCGGTTTCGAATGAGGTGATCCGCCCTTCCAGCAGGGCCTGTCCCGGTCGTACGGCCTGATGCCGGTGGTTCAGCCGGGCCAGCAGGTCAAGCTGCCGCCGCTGTTCACTCAGCGATGTACTTCCGCTGCGAAGATGCTCCAACAGACGATCCACGCTGGTGTCTTCGGTGGCCATCGCTGTTCCACGAGACCAGCTTGGCAGAAACACATTGCTCCAGTGTTTGTCACCGCTGGAAGTCGTTCCGTTGGGAGACAGGGCCACAAACGCCGGCAGGTTCTCATTCTCAGTACCAAGTCCGTAGACGGCCCACGACCCAAGACTGGGACGCGCCTGAATCACATCGCCGGTGTTCATCATCAGCTGCGCCGGTTCGTGAACACTGCTGCTGGTGCGCATCGATCGAACAATACACATCTCATCGACGTGCCGGGCCAGCTTCGGAAACAGGTTGCTGACGGGGATACCGGATTCACCGTGTTTGGTAAACGGGAACGCAGAACGCTTGATTTTCCCGCTGAGTCTGCCGACCTGCTGACGGATCGCAACGACCACACCATTTTTGGTGTAGTCCTTCTGCACTTCATTGACTCCACTACCGTGATACTGATCCAGTGCCGGCTTTTCGTCGAATGTATCAACCTGAGACGGTCCTCCCTCAGGAAAGATATGGATGATTCGTTTGGCCCGGGCGGGAAAATGCGACTCCCTCGAAGCCAGCGGGGAGATAAAACTGCCTGACCCCGCGGATTCCGTACCGACAGCCGTCTGCTGCAGAAGCGGGACCAGCGACAGGGCTCCCATCCCCAGTCCGCAGCGGGACAGCATTTCTCGACGACTGGTGATTTGCGGAAACGCAGGAGGCATGGTGGATACTCAACAGGTGGGCGAAAACTTCATCGTTATCCCGCAGACTCCACGCTGAAACACACCGAAACCGGGCATCCGTGAAGTCGTCCCGCGTCGTTTTGAACGACAGCGGGCACCTCAAAGGTTACGCTGATTATAATCCATTCCCCGGAAGAATGCAGCGCATATCTGGAAAGTTGAAACAGCCGCCGGACCATCGATGCTGTTCAGCCGGACCCGAATTTGACGCACCGACCGACGGCATGACGCCGTAAATTCAGACGCGTTTTTTGACGGACGATCGTGGTACAGCAATACAGACAACCAGCCGGGTATCAGGAACATCCCGACTTTCCAAATCGACGGAATGGTACCGGTCAGTGAAGATATTCCAATGATTTTTCAATAGGCTGGGCTTTAGAGTCTGATGATGTCACGTTCGTACGTGATCCGCACAGACGGGTGAACGAGCAGCCGAATCCCGGGATGCGGGAAAACGCCGGCAGGAAAAGGATTCAGGGGCACGCCCCCTGTGAGCAACAGCAGCGATCGGGTTTTCTGCGCGGAGTTTCAAATGTGCGGCGGAAATGCAGAGCATGTTGGAACATGAGCAGAAGGCCGGAGTCCTGTGAAATTCGGAGCTGGAAATTTGAGTGCATCGAAAACAATTCAGACCGTTGAGCGCAGCAACTATCAGCCACCGGCCTGGTGGATTGAAAATGTCGCCCTTGAATTCGACCTGGATCCAAAACAAACGCGTGTGACAACACGAATGACGGTCCGTCGTAATCAGGATCAGCCGCAGGATCAGCTGGAACTGCACGGGGAACAACTGCAGCTTGAATCCGTGCTGATCGATGGTGTGGAAGCGGGTCCGGGCAGGTCTGCGGTGACGGACGAATTGCTGATCCTGACCGGTCTGCCGGAGCAGTGCGTTATCGAAACCACTGTGGTGATCTCACCGGTGACCAACAAGTCACTTTCCGGACTTTACCAGACGTCGGGTAACTACTGCACCCAGTGCGAAGCCATGGGGTTTCGCCGGATCACGTATTTCCCCGATCGGCCCGATGTGATGGCGACTTACCAGGTCACCATCCGTGGTGACAGGACCTTGTGTCCGGTCATGCTGTCCAACGGTAACCGCGTGGCGGCCCGCGACCTGGACGACGGCCGGCACGAAGTGGTCTGGGAAGATCCCTTCCCCAAACCCAGCTATCTGTTCGCTCTTGTCTCCGGCAATCTGCAGTGCCATCGGGGAACGTTCACCACACTCAGCGGTCGCGAAGTGGCGCTGGAGATCTGGGTGGAACCACAAAACATCGACAAATGTGAACACGCGCTGCGGTCACTGCAAAAATCGATGAAGTGGGATGAAGAAGTGTTCGGGCTCGAATACGACCTGGACATCTACATGATCGTGGCCGTCAACGACTTCAACATGGGGGCAATGGAAAACAAAGGCCTGAACGTTTTCAATTCCAAGTATGTTCTGGCCCTCCCGGAGACCGCGACCGACACAGATTACATATCGATCGAAGCCGTGATTGCCCACGAATATTTTCACAACTGGACCGGAAACCGTGTCACGTGCCGGGACTGGTTTCAGTTGACTCTGAAAGAAGGACTGACCGTGTTCCGCGATCAGCAGTTCACTGCTGATCAGACGTCTGCGGATGTCAAAAGAATCGATGACGTTGCCGGGTTACGCTCCGGCCAGTTCCTGGAAGACAGCGGCCCCATGGCTCACCCGATTCGCCCCGAGTCGTATATCTCGATGGACAATTTTTATACCGCGACTGTGTATCGCAAAGGGGCCGAAATCATTCGCATGTACCATACGCTGCTTGGAGCGGACGGGTTTCGACGAGGGATGGATCTGTATTTCCGGCGGCACGACAACAGTGCGGTGACCTGCGACGACTTCCGGGCCGCAATGGGTGACGCCAACAGCGTGAATTTCGATCTGTTCGACCGCTGGTATTCCCAGGCCGGAACCCCTGAGTTATCCGTCAGCGAACACTGGAACCCGACTGCGGGCGAGTTTCGCCTGTCCATGAAGCAACACTATCCGGATCTGTCGGGAGACATCCCGGGGGCCTCCGATCGACAGCCGGTGCCCATACCCGTTCGAGTCGGATTACTGGAAACAGAAACCGGCGCGGAACTTGCCGAACACGCGCAGGTGTTACTGCTGGAATCGGAATCGGAGACATTTACCTTCAGTGGTCTGAGCAAAAAACCGATCGCATCGGTCCTGCGCTGTTTTTCGGCCCCCGTCCGGCTGCGCATGCAGCGCAGCGATGCGGAACTCGCGTTCCTGATGGCTCACGACACCGACACATTCAATCGCTGGGATGCCGGCCAGACGCTGGCGACGAACCGATTGCTGGATCTGGCGAACGATGCGGCCCATGGCAGAACATTGAAGATGTCTGGTGAGTTTTGTGAGGCGTTTGGTGTTGTGCTGAAAGACCGTTCGCTGGACGAATCCGTCAAAGCGCTGGCCATCACACTTCCCCGGGAATCGGTGCTCGGTCAGGAAATGGACGTGATTGATCCTGATGCCGTCCATGCGGCACGGGAATTCTTTCGCAAAAGTCTGGCGGCAGAATGGCGTTCTGAGTTGCTGTCGATCTACCACGATCTGACCACCGACCAGGCTTACAGCAGTGACGGGGAATCCATCAGTCGGCGGCGACTTAAGAATGTCGTGCTCGGGTATCTGGCGACCATCGACGATCCCGGGATTGTCGCTCTGGCCCGTCAACAGTTCGATGCTGCTGACAACATGACAGACAAACAGGCCGCGCTGTCGGTTCTGACCGATCTGCCGGGGCCGGACCGTGACGAGGCACTGCAGACGTTTTACGATCAATACCGGAACGATCCTCTGGTGATCGACAAATGGTTTGCCGTGCAGGCCCTGTCACGTCGAAGCGATACGATCGATGTCGTCACAAATCTGACCACACACCCGGATTTCAATGTCGAAAATCCCAATCGAGTTCGTTCCCTGCTGGGAGCACTGACTCAGAATCAACATCACTTTCATCAGGCGGACGGAGCCGGCTACAGACTGCTGACCGGGTTTGTGCTGAGAATTGATCCCGTCAATCCTCAGCTGGCCGCACGTTTGGTGGCTGCCCTGAACAGCTACCGCCGATTTGATCCTTCGCGGCAATTGTTGATGGAAAACGAGCTGAAACGAATTGCTGAACATCCCGGATTGTCCAAAGATGTTCATGAGATTATCCACAGAGCACTCAATTTCTAAAGTACACACACTCAGGATCTTCCCGACACATCGGAAGACACCAACGTATTGCAGGATGTTTCCTGCAGCCAAAGCCTGATCTTCAATTCACTCTCAGGGAAAGTGCGAACGCACATGGCAGAATTTGACACAGTGATTCACGGGGGCACGATTATTGACGGTTCCGGTGCACCGGGCCTTCGCGGTGACCTGGGCATCAACGGTGATCGCATCTCCCGAATTGGTTCCCTGGACGCTTCCAGTGGTGACGTGGCCATTGATGCGGCCGGGCAGATGATCGCTCCAGGGTGTGTGGACGTGCATAACCACTCCGACGGCTGGCTGCTGAGAGAACCCCATTTCCTGCCCAAGATCAGTCAGGGCGTCACAACCGAAGTGATCATGGCTGACGGGATCTCCTACGCTCCGGTGGCAGCGGAAACGACACCGGAGTGGATTCATTATCTGCGTTCCATCAATGCACTCACCATCCCCGAGTACACCGGCTGGGAAACCATTGCCGAGTACATGCAGTGCCTGGACGGCCACACGGCTCAGAACGCCATCGCACACATTCCTTATGCCAACGTGCGAACACTGATCATGGGATGGAGGCGAGATCCTGCAGATGACGTCCAGAAGCAGATGATCCAGGCCGAAGTGCGGCGGGGGATGGAAGACGGTGCGGTGGGAATTTCGACGGGCATCGATTACGTGGCCCAGTCGTTCTGCACGACCGATGAGATCGTCAGCGCCTGCCAGGCAATGGCCGAATACAACGGTCTTTACGTTACCCACGTGCGGTATAAGAAAGGTCTGATCGAAGGCATCCAGGAAGCGGTGGAGATCGGCAAACGTGCGGGTGTCGCCGTTCATATTTCCCACCTGAAGGCCAGGACACCTGAACTCGCCGAACAGGTCCTGGATTACATCGACCGCGTTGCGGTGAATGAAGTCGATTTTTCATTCGACGTGTATCCCTATCTGCCTGGCAGCACGATGCTTCATTCACTGCTGCCGTACGATGTCTGGGAAGACGGCCCGCTGCGGGTGCTTCCAAAACTCGCAGAACCGCGAGTACGGCGACTGGTGGCCGCCACCATGGCGAGTCTTGGCGATCTGGACGGCGTGCGGCTGGCCTGGTGCGCCTCCAAAGAAAACTCACAATACCAGGGTCTGACGGTGGGAGAATATGTACGGCACACCGGAAAGAGCGCTGCGGATGCCGTCTGTGATCTGTTGATGGAGGA from Fuerstiella sp. encodes:
- a CDS encoding PSD1 and planctomycete cytochrome C domain-containing protein produces the protein MKDCLILTVLLVAGHAAVAVAGDELPPEQTEFFERKVRPLLVEHCYGCHSAEHEQEGDLLLDSRAGVLGGGASGAAVVPGDPDNSLLISAVRYHGDRQMPPDGKLSDAQIADLEAWVRMGAPDPRDGPRMLVGTAKLFDEATRHWAFQPVKETRPPTEDTAARTPIDAFLLAELGKHGRGFSAKADRRTLIRRAYADLIGLPPSPETVQAFITDDHPDSFERLIDRLLESPHYGERWGRHWLDVARYADTMGAIFNGDDSYPFAYTYRDYVVQAFNEDKPYDQFVTEQLAADLLPQPPEDNRAHAALGFLTVGRRTDRRVDNDVYDDRIDLITRGLMGLTAACARCHHHKLEPVTQFDYYALFGVLRGGRESQVYPLMTPQPVNAATDDYGKQNRDVRSRYVATLLTASENVTVAAWSRVGDYLLAAHESDWKTTDDHKSFAEVLQERDLHKELHNALVGARESWLEAHPEVFSPWLMLIALPDDDFPTMAPELFAQFRSNADQKLHPAVANMFQEDLSAALEDVAERYNRLFADVDTRWRPLAAMPLKEAAALREDDLNPPFNQFRSGVLSRLNEVHSGLAVSDAGVEALRQILTVAASPVKITPDRLQAGQLFTEEHRKKLDELSAEINALSKHPGSPVRLMAMRDDGPHNGNIFIRGDPGSQGDPAPRRFFEVLAGPDRPVLSETTSGRLELARAIVSPENPLTARVIINRVWKWHFGRALVATTSDFGLRGEAPTHPELLDWLVTEFIDQGWSLKQLHRTLLRTDAWQQRSDVSDELQATDPVNRLLGWMNPGPLEFEPFRDSLLAVSGRLDSTLGGRSLDLSEQTAVRRTIYGTVDRKTLPGLFRSFDFPDPNFSAATRNQTALTPQSLFLLNSPWAIDCARLLAERSGIECTQSGSEADPAEFSSAEPANVTDSGEQDRLNASRVNRLFQLALQRDPTDQEVAGALSFVDGYAAEESIMPEVTSWSYGAGDYQEDTQSVVNFRPLEFSDSTVRGTQTDGLDLTGLEMTAQGGTTARGKATIRRWTSPFDDHVDIYAELIHADETGAGVICRVVSGRTGLLGEWSVTGSSRLTELSDVEVQRGDILDFVTTSRDDSPEDSFQWAPVITMPNRDLPTMQGIPMRWDAQNNFRNPGSLPRPLNAWEELSQVLLMSNEFSWVD
- the pepN gene encoding aminopeptidase N, encoding MSASKTIQTVERSNYQPPAWWIENVALEFDLDPKQTRVTTRMTVRRNQDQPQDQLELHGEQLQLESVLIDGVEAGPGRSAVTDELLILTGLPEQCVIETTVVISPVTNKSLSGLYQTSGNYCTQCEAMGFRRITYFPDRPDVMATYQVTIRGDRTLCPVMLSNGNRVAARDLDDGRHEVVWEDPFPKPSYLFALVSGNLQCHRGTFTTLSGREVALEIWVEPQNIDKCEHALRSLQKSMKWDEEVFGLEYDLDIYMIVAVNDFNMGAMENKGLNVFNSKYVLALPETATDTDYISIEAVIAHEYFHNWTGNRVTCRDWFQLTLKEGLTVFRDQQFTADQTSADVKRIDDVAGLRSGQFLEDSGPMAHPIRPESYISMDNFYTATVYRKGAEIIRMYHTLLGADGFRRGMDLYFRRHDNSAVTCDDFRAAMGDANSVNFDLFDRWYSQAGTPELSVSEHWNPTAGEFRLSMKQHYPDLSGDIPGASDRQPVPIPVRVGLLETETGAELAEHAQVLLLESESETFTFSGLSKKPIASVLRCFSAPVRLRMQRSDAELAFLMAHDTDTFNRWDAGQTLATNRLLDLANDAAHGRTLKMSGEFCEAFGVVLKDRSLDESVKALAITLPRESVLGQEMDVIDPDAVHAAREFFRKSLAAEWRSELLSIYHDLTTDQAYSSDGESISRRRLKNVVLGYLATIDDPGIVALARQQFDAADNMTDKQAALSVLTDLPGPDRDEALQTFYDQYRNDPLVIDKWFAVQALSRRSDTIDVVTNLTTHPDFNVENPNRVRSLLGALTQNQHHFHQADGAGYRLLTGFVLRIDPVNPQLAARLVAALNSYRRFDPSRQLLMENELKRIAEHPGLSKDVHEIIHRALNF
- a CDS encoding D-aminoacylase — encoded protein: MAEFDTVIHGGTIIDGSGAPGLRGDLGINGDRISRIGSLDASSGDVAIDAAGQMIAPGCVDVHNHSDGWLLREPHFLPKISQGVTTEVIMADGISYAPVAAETTPEWIHYLRSINALTIPEYTGWETIAEYMQCLDGHTAQNAIAHIPYANVRTLIMGWRRDPADDVQKQMIQAEVRRGMEDGAVGISTGIDYVAQSFCTTDEIVSACQAMAEYNGLYVTHVRYKKGLIEGIQEAVEIGKRAGVAVHISHLKARTPELAEQVLDYIDRVAVNEVDFSFDVYPYLPGSTMLHSLLPYDVWEDGPLRVLPKLAEPRVRRLVAATMASLGDLDGVRLAWCASKENSQYQGLTVGEYVRHTGKSAADAVCDLLMEENLAVLAVFGPGTSDQDVDSVVDPFLQHDRFMLGSDGIYYPDGVVHPRVYGSVPRLLGPLVRERKLFTLEDAVRKAAGYPAERFGLTDRGLLREGAFADLFVFNPDTIRDTATYTDPHQIAEGIDTVMINGQLVLSAGAAVGAEQQDQPGRALRYRSQ
- a CDS encoding DUF1501 domain-containing protein — its product is MPPAFPQITSRREMLSRCGLGMGALSLVPLLQQTAVGTESAGSGSFISPLASRESHFPARAKRIIHIFPEGGPSQVDTFDEKPALDQYHGSGVNEVQKDYTKNGVVVAIRQQVGRLSGKIKRSAFPFTKHGESGIPVSNLFPKLARHVDEMCIVRSMRTSSSVHEPAQLMMNTGDVIQARPSLGSWAVYGLGTENENLPAFVALSPNGTTSSGDKHWSNVFLPSWSRGTAMATEDTSVDRLLEHLRSGSTSLSEQRRQLDLLARLNHRHQAVRPGQALLEGRITSFETAFRMQVEATDAFDIAREPLPVREMYGDTQQGRQLLLARRLVERGVRFVQVWHKGWDTHDENDERHRDLCGAADQPLAALLEDLRQRDLLRDTLVIWAGEFGRTPTADNNDVASKKSIGRDHNAAGFTIWMAGGGVKRGFIYGATDELGAVAVENPVDVHDLHATILHLLGFDHEQLTHRHAGRDFRLTDVHGRVVREILA